Part of the uncultured Cohaesibacter sp. genome is shown below.
ACATTCTATTCTGCATTTTCTCGTTTATGCCGCCAATCCGCACGCCATGCAATAGAGTGCTTTATGATTGTTATAGTGCTATTTTTGATAGGATGCAAATTGGCAATATGATTGTATACAATGATAGTTCATATTGAATTCAATCGCATTATTTTTGTGCATTCACTTGCGCGAAATTTAAGCATACGCAAAATTACGATTTTGGCCAAATTCCTCATAGGATCGAAAAGTGGAATGATTTCATTCCGTTAACTTTTTTCCTGATTTTGGCACGGCAATTGCTACCTCTTATGGGAGTTCATAAAAGGGAGTGGCCATGAGCAACGCAGCTGAAATCGAACTTGCGTCTGTGACCAAACAGTACGGCACCACCGTTGCGGTTGACCGGATCAGCCTCAAGATTGCCGCCGGAACCTATTCCTGCCTGCTCGGTCCTTCCGGCTGTGGCAAGTCGACCACCCTGCGCATGATTGCCGGGCACGAGGCCATCAGTGATGGTGACATCGTGTTTGCCAACAAGGTGGTCAATGACCTGCCCCCGGCCAAGCGCGGAACGGCCATGATGTTCCAGTCCTATGCCCTGTTCCCTCATCTCGATCTGGTCGACAATGTTGCCTTCAGCCTCAAGATGAAGGGCGTGGACAAGGCCAAGCGCCGCACCGAGGCATTGGAAATGCTCTCGCGCATGCAGCTTGAAGCCTATGCGGATCGTCGGCCGGAGCAACTATCCGGTGGCCAGCAGCAACGCGTGGCTTTGGCACGCGCACTGATCACCAAGCCTCAGGCGCTGTTGCTGGACGAGCCGCTCTCGGCGCTCGACCCGTTCCTCAAGATCCAGATGCGTGCCGAGCTCAAGAGTCTGCAGGCGTCCCTTGGCATGACCTTTGTCCATGTCACCCACTCTCAGGAAGAAGCCATGGCTCTGGCCGATCTGATCGTGGTGATGAATGATGGCCGGATCGAACAGGCCGCCTCGCCACGTCAGATTTTCGAGAAGCCGGCGACGCCATTCGTCGCCCGCTTCATGGGCAATCACAATGTGATCTCCGGTCGTATCTCCGCCCGCGAAGGCAACCGCATCACGCTGGAAACGGCGGGCGGCAGCCATTTCGTCGGGATTGGAGACAAGGCTGCTGCGGTGGAAACCGCCTCCATCGCCATCCGCACCGATCATGTGCGGCTGGCTGACGAAGCAACCCCCGGCTTCGGTTTTTCCGGCTTTGTGACCAATGTCGAAGACCTTGGCGCAACGGTCAAGCTTTCGGTGCAGGGCGCCGGAATCGAGACCTTCACCATCGTCCTCAGGGACGCAGACTATTTCGCAAAGCCGGTCAGGACCGGTGATGCGGTTCATCTTTCGTGGGCGGAAACTGACACAGTCGTCCTCGGCGAAGTCAATGCATCATAAACAAGCACCTCACAGGGATCTAAACGGGAGTTACACCATGTCTGAGAAGACCACCAAACCATCCGGCATCAGCCGCCGCAGCCTTCTGAAAACCGGCGCAGCTGCCGCTGGTGCAGCCCTCGGTTCGGGCGCCATCACCGGCTTCCCGACCATCTGGGCGCAGAACCCGATCACGCTTCGCCAGATCGGCACCGGCGTTTCCAACATCAACGCCATCGCTCAGAAATGTAAGGAAGATCTCGGCATCACGCTGGAAATGACGGCACTGGATTCCGACTCCGCCGCCCAGCGCGCCGTGACCCAGCCCAATTCCTACGATATTGCCGACATCGAATACTGGATCCTGAAGAAGGTCTTCCCGGCTGGCGTCATCCAGCCGATGGATACCAAGAAGCTGACCTACTATGACAAGATCGTGCCGCTGTTCAAGACCGGCAAGCTGACCCCCGACAGCGTCATTGCTCAGGGCACCGCTCCGCATACCGTCGGCTATGTCGAAGGCAAGGATTCCAAGACCTTTGCCAAGAGCGAGACCGAATGGTTCACCATGGTCCCGACCATCTACAACGCCGACACGCTGGGCATTCGCCCGGACCTCGTCGGCCGTGACATCACCACCTGGGCCGACATTCTCGACCCCGCCTTCAAGGGCAAGACCTCCATCCTCAACATCCCGTCCATCGGCATCATGGATGCTGCGATGATCATGGAAGCCGCTGGCGAGATCAAATATGCCGATAAGGGCAACATGACCAAGGCAGAGATCGACAAGACCATCGACTTCATGATCAAGGTCAAGCAGGACGGCCAGTTCCGTGCCTTCTGGAAGAGCTTCGATGAATCGGTCAACCTGATGGCATCCGGCGAAGTGGTCATCCAGTCGATGTGGTCTCCGGCCGTGGCTGCCGTGCGCTCCAAGGGTATCGCCTGCAAATATCAGCCACTGAAGGAAGGCTATCGTTCCTGGGGTGGCGGTCTCGGTCTTGCTGCTCACCTCAGCGGTGCGCAACTTGATGCCGCCTACGAATATATCAACTGGTACACCTCCGGCTGGGTTGGCGGCTACCTCAACCGTCAGGGCTACTACTCCGCCTGCATGGACACTGCCAAGCAGTACATGTCCGAAGACGAGTGGGGCTACTGGATCGAGGGCAAGGCCGCTCAGGGCGACATTCTCTCGCCGGAAGGCAAGGTCATGGAGAAAGCCGGTGCAATCCGTGATGGCGGTTCGTTCCTCGAGCGCATGGGTCATGTTGCCTGCTGGAACTCCGTGATGGACGAAGACCGCTACATGGTACGCCGCTGGAACGAATTCATCGCTTCCTGATAAGCGGGATTGATGGCCGAAAATCCCTCAACGGCCCAATAGGCCTCTTCCCGGTCCCGCACCGGGGGGAGGTTGGTGACAGAACGAGACGCAGCACAGGAAGCCGGCACAGATGAGTGACGCAAAAGCCAACGCACCCAAAGCCCTTTTCTCCGCCCGATCCTTTTCGATCGCTTCCTTGTCTGCCTATTTGCAGGCGCTGCCGCTGGCGATCATTCTGGGAGCCTTTCTGCTGCTGCCGATCATGATGATCGTGGTGGTCAGCTTCTGGGATTATGACTTTGCCAGCATGTATCCCGATTTTGTCACCTTCAACTATGGCGAAACGCTTGGTTCCTGGGTGACCTGGAAGACCTATCTCAACACCCTGAAATATGCCGTCATCGTCTGGGCGATCACGCTGGTGATTGGCTTCTGGGTGGCCTATTTCCTGGCGTTCCATATCAGGACGGCCACCATGCAGACCCTGATGTTTCTTGTTTGCACGGTGCCTTTCCTTACATCCAACATCATCCGGATGATTTCATGGATCCCGGTGCTCGGGCGCAACGGGCTGGTCAACACGGCGCTGGTCAACATGGGCATCGTGCCTGCGCCGATCGAGTGGCTGCTCTATTCCGATTTTGCGGTGGTTCTGGCCATGGTCCATCTCTATAGCCTGTTCATGGTGACCCCGATCTTCAACACGCTGATGCGCATCGACCGCTCGCTGGTGGAAGCGGCGCGGGATGCTGGCGCTTCGGGCTGGCAGATCCTGACCAATGTCATCATTCCACTGGCCAAGCCCGGCATGGCCATAGGCACGATTTTTGTCGTGACCCTCGTCATGGCAGATTTCATCACCGTGCAGGTGATGTCTGGCGGCCAGAGCGCCTCGGTGGCGCTGATGATGAAGAACGAAATGTCGCTGCTGCAATATCCCGCCGCGGCTGCCAATGCCGTCATTCTGTTGACGCTGGTCCTGATCATGGTCGCAGGCATCCTGCGCATTGTCGACATTCGCAAGGAGCTCTGAGATGGTAAGCGAAAAAAGCGGTCGCGAGTTCTACATTCTGGCAGCCTTCTTCTGCCTGTTCGTGCTGTTCCTTTACGGGCCCCTATCGGCGGTCTTCATCCTGTCCTTTCAGGGGCCGAACGGTGGCCTGACCTTCCCGCTCAACGGGGTGTCGCTGCACTGGTTTGCCAACCTGTTCGAAACCCAGGCCGTGGGTGACTTCGGAGGATCATTCTTCCGCTCCTTCACGCTGGGGCTGATGGTGATGGTTGTCACCGTTGTCGTTTCGCTTCTGGCTGGGCTTGCCTTCCGCCGCAAGTTCCGTGGCGCAACGGCGCTGTTCTACCTTGCCATTGCCAGCCTTGTGGTGCCCTCGATCATCATTTCCCTCGGCATCGGTGTGCTGTTCCAGCAGCTCGGCTTCCAGCCCGCCTGGTACAGCTCGGCCTTTGGCGCTCATCTGACCTGGACCCTTCCGTTCGGCGTACTGATCATGTTTGCGGTCTTCAACCGCTTCTCGCCCTCTTATGAAGAGGCGGCGCGGGATCTGGGCGCCAGTGCCTGGCAGAGCTTTGTGCACGTGCTGCTGCCAATGATCGCGCCAAGTCTGATCGGTGTCGGGCTGTTCGGCTTCACCCTGTCCTATGACGAGTTTGCCCGCACGCTGATGACCTCCGGCACCTACAACACCCTGCCGCTCGAGATTTTCGGCATGACCACCAACGTGACCACACCGGTGCTGTACGCGCTGGGTACAGTCACCACGCTGTTCTCGCTGCTGATCATCGGCACGTCGATCGGCTTCATTCTCTCCATGAACCGCCGTCGCAGGCGCAAGTAGGACCCGGATCGATGAAGATTTGCGTGATCAACCCCAACACGACCAGTTCCATGACGGCCACCATTGCCGATGCCGCCAGAGGCGTTGCAGCACCGGCAACGGAAATAGTCGCTGCCACGGCCTCCACCGGGCCGGTCTCTATCGAAGGCTATTATGACGAGGCACTGGCGGTGCCCGGGCTGCTGATGGAGCTGGCCAGGGCTGAGAAACAGGGGGCAGAGGCCGCTATCATCGCCTGCTTCGACGACACGGGCCTTGATGCTGCGCGGGCGCTGGCGAACATCCCGGTGCTCGGCATCTGTCAGGCGGCCCTTGCTTCGGCTGCCTTCATCGCCCAACGCTACACGGTGATCACCACCATGGAGCGATCTCGCATTCCCATCACCGAGCTGGTGCGGCGCTATGGTCATGCCGAGCGCTGCAACGTGCGGGCGGCGGACATTTCCGTCCTGTCGCTGGAAGATCCGAACTCAAATGCACGGGACAGGCTGCGCAGCGAAATCGCCACCTCGTTGCTCGAAGATCGCACGGAAGCGATCATCCTTGGTTGTGCCGGCATGGCCGAACTGGCATCCAGCCTCAGGGCCGAATTCGGGTTGCCGGTCATCGATGGGGTTGCCGCTGCCGTCAAGCAGGCGGAAGGGCTTGTCGCGCTCGGGCTTTCCACCTCAAAGCAGGGGGCCTATGCCGCTCCCGTCACCAAACCCTTCACCGGCATGCTATCGAGCTTTTCACCCGCAACCCTTGCCGGATCCTGAACCTTTCAATGGAAAGCCGCTTTTGCTCTATTGGTCGAGATGCTCTCTGAGAACCTCGACCACCAGCGCGTGGTCATCGAGCTGCGGCAGGCCCGACACGGTTATGGTACCAATCACGACCCCGCTCTTCAGTCGGAGCGGAAAGGCGCCGCCGTGCGCTGCATACTGATGCGGTGGCAGAATATAACGTTCCTCAAGACTGCGGCCAGATATCCTGCATGATACCCCCATGTAGAGGGAGCTGTGGTGGAAGCGGTTGACGACCCGGTTCTTGCGGGCGATCCATTCGGCATTGTCGGGCGTTGCGCCCTCTGTTGCCATGTGGAACAGGCAATGTCCGGCGCAGGTGATGTCGACAGCAATGGGCAACGAGCGCTCTGCTGCCAGCTGCACCAGCCGGTTCCCCAGCTTGTGCGCGATGGCAATAGAAAATTCGTCAAATCGAAGGCTGTCCTCATGCGCGGAAATGGCGGCCAGCAGTTCGGTGTCGTTCAGTTCAGTCAATTTGTTCAAGTGTTTGCCCCTCAAAAGAAAATGCGGCACAGCAATCGAATTGCAGGCCAGCTTCTTGAACCTCATGATAGAAACGCAACCTGCCGGTTTCAAGCACATTCAACCCTATCGCGCTCATTTGGCGGGGAAAGAAAATGGCCGGAAGCAAGGCTTCCAGCCATCAAAAATGCACGTCGTCAGAGGCCTCCGACCTAGCCGGGCAACATGGCCTTGAGCGACAGGCTCATCTGTTCGGCCATGTCCTCTGGCGTGCGATAGGCACCGCCCTTGGCATACATCCACGAGCCTCCAACCGACAGGACAATGGGAATGGCCGCATAACCGGGCAGGGTGTCAAAAGTGATGCCGCCAGACGGCATCAGTGTGATGTCCGGAAAAATGTGCCCGAAATCCTTGAGGGTCTTTGCTCCACCAGCCGCTTCGGACGGATAGAATTTCAAAAGCTTGAACCCGTCGAGCCGGGCCTGAATGATCTCGGACGGGGTCACAATTCCCGGCACATGCACCAGCGACCGTCCTCTGGCCCGTTCCTCGACCTGCAGGCACCGCCCCGGCGCGATGGTGAAGTCGGCACCCAGCGCTTCTGCCTGGTCATAGCGTTCCACGTCCATCACGCTGCCTGCACCGATAACGATATCCGGATGGGCCTTGCGACAGGCTTCCAGCGCCTTGGGGGCGATGGCCGAACGTAGCGTGATCTCGATGGCGATCGCGCCGCCTGCGACAAGCGCGTCGGTGGCCGCCAGACACGCCTCGACGGATGGCGGATTGATCACGGGAACGACGGGGCCGGTCTTCAGTTTGGCAATCAGGGTTTGCTCATCCATGATAGGTTTCCTTCATCAGCTTGATGGTTTCTTCGCGTCCGGGCGCGCCCAGACGGCCACCGAACACGGTGCATTTGAGGGCTGCTGCGGCGCTGGCAAAGCGGATGGCGTCTTCCATCGGCTGCCCCTCGCATAGGGCTTGCGCAATGGTGCCGTGGAAGACATCGCCAGCGGCGAGGGTGTCGACCACCTTGACCTTGGGACCGGGGACATGGCGCACCGCTCCCCCTTCTGCTGGGCACCAATAGGTGCCGTCGCCGCCTGCCGTGACGCAGACGACAACACCATATTTGTCATTGAGCGCGGTGACGGCTTCCTTTGGCGTGATCGGCCGATCGCACAGGATCGAGGCACCGGGTTCGGACGCGATGAGATGTGTGGCGCGTCCGGCCAGATCCAGCAGCACGTCCCTTGGGGCCACGTCGGCATCAAGAATGGCCATGGCACCTGCCGCACGGGCTGCATCAAGCGCCAGCGCTGCTGCGCCGGGCCAGCGCACATCGCACATCACCGCCTGGAATTTGGAGAAATCGCCTGTTGGCAGGCCTGATGGTGGGGACTGGGTCACCGGGTCATAGTCGACGACAATCCAGCGCTCGCCGGTTTCATCAACGATGATGATCGCTCGTGCACTCTTGCCCCCTTCCACTGTTCGGACAAAACCGCAGTCGACCCCTTCCGCCTGAAGGTCCCGGATCAGCTCTTTGCCGGCGGCATCATCGCCAACGCTTGCCCAGAGGGCGGTCCTGCCTCCGACGCGAGCGGCTGCCGTTGCAGCACTGGAGGCCATGCCGGCAGCATTGCGTGTGGCAACCTCGGCCAGAAACTTGCCCGACCCGCGGGCAAAGCCGCTCACTCGGAAAATGCTGTCTTCGGTCAGGGCGCCGACGAAGAGGATGGGCTTTTGAGAATTGGGCGTCATGCGGGGGCTCCGGCAAATCTAAAAGGATGCCGCGATCGGGTGGATGCCAAGAGAGGATGGACCCGACCGGGGGAAAAAACAATTGCCGGAACGCCAAATGAGGCGCTCCGGCAATCATCTCGCGGGGATTAGTGGCTGTGGCGAGGAACCTTGGTATTGCCAATGTTCCGATAGCTGTCTGCACCTTCCATGATCATGCCCTCGGAGAAGGGGCGAACATGTTGACGGAACAGCGCCTGCCACGGGGTCTGGCTCTCCGGCACGACCGGGCCGCCACTGGCAAGCAACGCTTCGCGACGCTTGGCGATTTCTTCGTCGGAAACCTGAAGCATGACCGTTCGCGTGTTGAGATCAACGCGTAGGCGATCACCGTCCTTGATAATGGCAAGGTTGCCACCGGCTGCCGCTTCCGGCGAAACGTTGAGGATCGAGGCGGATCCGGAGGTGCCCGACTGTCTGCCGTCACCGATGCACGGCATGGCGTGGACGTCCTGTTTGATCAGATAGGACGGTGGGCGCATGTTGACCACTTCGGCACCTCCTGGGTAGCCGATCGGGCCGGCGCCGCGCATGATCAGGATGCTGTGGGCGGTAATGCCGAGTTCGGGGTCGTCGATCCGCTTGTGGAAGTCTTCCGGACCGTCAAACACAAAGGCCGGACCTTCAAAGGCGTTCGGATCATCCGGGTTGGACAGATAGCGGTTGCGGAATTCGTCATCGATCACCGAGGTCTTCATGATGGCGGTATCGAACAGGTTGCCGCTCAGATTGAGGAACCCTGCCTTGGCGGTGAGTGGTTCGCTGACCGGACGGATGACTTCCTGTTCCTCGATCTGGCAATCCTGATAAAGCTCCCTGAAGGGCTTGCCAGTGACGGTGATGACGTCAGGATGCGGGATGAGACCTGCACGCAACAGCTCGCCGATCACTGCAGGCAGGCCGCCTGCGCGGTAGAAGTCCTCGCTGAGATATTCCCCGGCAGGCTGCACATTGGACAGCAGCGGAATATCATAACCGATGCTGTCCCAGTCCTCGTTGGCCAGTTCGACGCCAAGATGGCGGGCGATGGCGTTGAGGTGGATGGGCGCGTTGGTAGAACCGCCGATGGCCGAGTTGATCACGATGGCGTTCTCAAAGGCCTCGCGGGTCATGATGTCAGCCGGTTTGAGATCCTCGAACACCATGTCAACGATGCGTTCGCCCACTTCATAGGAGATTTGCGAACGCTCCCGGTATGGCGCCGGAATGGAGGCCGAGCCGGGCAATTGCATGCCAAGGGCTTCGGCCAGGCTGTTCATGGTCGAGGCAGTGCCCATGGTGTTGCAGTAGCCGACGGAAGGAGCCGAGGAGGCCGCCATCTGCAGGAATTGTTTGGCGTCGATGGCCCCCGCAGCGAATTGCTGGCGGGCTTCCCAGATGATCGAGCCGGAACCGGACCGCTCTCCCTTGTACCAGCCGTTCAGCATCGGGCCGACGGAAAGGGCGATGGCGGGAATATTCACCGTTGCCGCTGCCATCAGCAGGGCAGGGGTGGTCTTGTCGCAGCCGATGTTCAGCACTACGGCGTCGATCGGATAACCGTGAAGGGCCTCGACCAGCCCGAGATAGGCTAGGTTGCGGTCGAGCATGGCCGTGGGGCGCTTGCCGGTCTCCTGGATCGGATGCACCGGGATTTCCATCGGGATGCCGCCTGCGGTGCGGATGCCGTCGCGCACCCGCTTGGTCAGTTCCAGATGATGCCGGTTGCAGGGCGAAAGGTCCGAGCCGGTCTGGGCGATGCCGATAATCGGCTTGCCCGACTGCAGTTCCTCAAGGGTCATGCCATAGTTGAGGTAGCGTTCGATATAAATCGCCGTCATCTCGGGGTTGGAGAGGTCGTTGAACCAGAGCTCCGAGCGGAGCGGGCGGCGTTTGTTGTTGCTGGACATAGCGATTTCCTTATTGGCTCTTCATCTGTCTAGCGGCCAGTGATGCCGGGGAAGATAAGCAAGGTAGCGACTGCCAGAATCTGGAGGCAGATGAACGGGAAGAGCGATTTGAAGATTTCACCCAGAGAGATATCCGGTGGTGTCACGGATTTCAAATAGAATGCGGCCGGACCGAATGGCGGAGACAGGAAGCTGACCTGCATGTTCATGGCAAAGACCACACCGAACCAGACCGGATCATAGCCAAGGCTTTTTACGATCGGTACGAAAATCGGCATACACAGCAGGGCGATGCCAACCCAGTCAAGAAACATGCCGAGCAGGAACAGGATGCCCATCATGAACAGGATGATTACCATCGGTTCGTTGGAAACGCCCTGAATCAGCTGCGATACGAAGCGTGTACCGCCCATCAGGTTGAAGACGCCCACCAGAGCCGAGGCACCGATGCCAATCCAGACGATCATGCCGACCGTTGACAGTGTCTGCCGGATGGCTCCGAGCAGAAGTTCCTTGTTGAACTCGCCGCGTATGACGGTGGATAACAACACGCCGACCACGCCAACTGCCGAGGCTTCTGTCACCGAGGCGATGCCGCCATAGATTGAACCAAGCACGAAGATGACGACCATGACCGGAAGGAACAGGGCCTTCAGCAAGCGTACTTTCTCCTCGCGGGTCATGTCTTCAGGTTCGGCGATGGGGGCAAGTGCCGGATTGGTGTAGGCCCGGAAGAGCACATACACCGCATAGAAGCTGGCCAGCATGAAGCCGGGAACAAAGGAGGCCGTGAAAAGGTCGCCGATAGAGACGTTGGCCGTCAGACCATAGATGATCAACACGATGGATGGCGGCACCATGGTGCCCAGCGCGCCACCGGCACAGCAGACGCCGATTGCCAGCTTGCGGTCATAGCCAAGGCGCAGCATCTGCGGCAGGGCCAGCATGCCAAGCAGGATGACCTCGCCGCCGACGATACCCGACATGGCAGCCAGAATGACGGCAACCAGCAGGGTCTGCAGGGCAACGCCACCACGGATACGACCGGCCAGCAGTTTCATGGCATCGAACAGATCCCTCGCTATGCCCGATCGGTCCAGAATGGCGGCCATCAGCACGAACATCGGCACCGAGACAAAGACGAAGGAGTTGACGAAGCTGAAAATGCGGCTTGAAATCAGGGGCAGGACCATCGGACCCATCCAGCCGAGCGCGAAGATCAGCGCGACGAGCAGGGTGACGAAGGCCAGCGGCATGCCGGTCAACAACAG
Proteins encoded:
- a CDS encoding ABC transporter ATP-binding protein encodes the protein MSNAAEIELASVTKQYGTTVAVDRISLKIAAGTYSCLLGPSGCGKSTTLRMIAGHEAISDGDIVFANKVVNDLPPAKRGTAMMFQSYALFPHLDLVDNVAFSLKMKGVDKAKRRTEALEMLSRMQLEAYADRRPEQLSGGQQQRVALARALITKPQALLLDEPLSALDPFLKIQMRAELKSLQASLGMTFVHVTHSQEEAMALADLIVVMNDGRIEQAASPRQIFEKPATPFVARFMGNHNVISGRISAREGNRITLETAGGSHFVGIGDKAAAVETASIAIRTDHVRLADEATPGFGFSGFVTNVEDLGATVKLSVQGAGIETFTIVLRDADYFAKPVRTGDAVHLSWAETDTVVLGEVNAS
- a CDS encoding PotD/PotF family extracellular solute-binding protein; the encoded protein is MSEKTTKPSGISRRSLLKTGAAAAGAALGSGAITGFPTIWAQNPITLRQIGTGVSNINAIAQKCKEDLGITLEMTALDSDSAAQRAVTQPNSYDIADIEYWILKKVFPAGVIQPMDTKKLTYYDKIVPLFKTGKLTPDSVIAQGTAPHTVGYVEGKDSKTFAKSETEWFTMVPTIYNADTLGIRPDLVGRDITTWADILDPAFKGKTSILNIPSIGIMDAAMIMEAAGEIKYADKGNMTKAEIDKTIDFMIKVKQDGQFRAFWKSFDESVNLMASGEVVIQSMWSPAVAAVRSKGIACKYQPLKEGYRSWGGGLGLAAHLSGAQLDAAYEYINWYTSGWVGGYLNRQGYYSACMDTAKQYMSEDEWGYWIEGKAAQGDILSPEGKVMEKAGAIRDGGSFLERMGHVACWNSVMDEDRYMVRRWNEFIAS
- a CDS encoding ABC transporter permease; this encodes MSDAKANAPKALFSARSFSIASLSAYLQALPLAIILGAFLLLPIMMIVVVSFWDYDFASMYPDFVTFNYGETLGSWVTWKTYLNTLKYAVIVWAITLVIGFWVAYFLAFHIRTATMQTLMFLVCTVPFLTSNIIRMISWIPVLGRNGLVNTALVNMGIVPAPIEWLLYSDFAVVLAMVHLYSLFMVTPIFNTLMRIDRSLVEAARDAGASGWQILTNVIIPLAKPGMAIGTIFVVTLVMADFITVQVMSGGQSASVALMMKNEMSLLQYPAAAANAVILLTLVLIMVAGILRIVDIRKEL
- a CDS encoding ABC transporter permease, whose protein sequence is MVSEKSGREFYILAAFFCLFVLFLYGPLSAVFILSFQGPNGGLTFPLNGVSLHWFANLFETQAVGDFGGSFFRSFTLGLMVMVVTVVVSLLAGLAFRRKFRGATALFYLAIASLVVPSIIISLGIGVLFQQLGFQPAWYSSAFGAHLTWTLPFGVLIMFAVFNRFSPSYEEAARDLGASAWQSFVHVLLPMIAPSLIGVGLFGFTLSYDEFARTLMTSGTYNTLPLEIFGMTTNVTTPVLYALGTVTTLFSLLIIGTSIGFILSMNRRRRRK
- a CDS encoding aspartate/glutamate racemase family protein — encoded protein: MKICVINPNTTSSMTATIADAARGVAAPATEIVAATASTGPVSIEGYYDEALAVPGLLMELARAEKQGAEAAIIACFDDTGLDAARALANIPVLGICQAALASAAFIAQRYTVITTMERSRIPITELVRRYGHAERCNVRAADISVLSLEDPNSNARDRLRSEIATSLLEDRTEAIILGCAGMAELASSLRAEFGLPVIDGVAAAVKQAEGLVALGLSTSKQGAYAAPVTKPFTGMLSSFSPATLAGS
- a CDS encoding heme-degrading domain-containing protein, whose product is MNKLTELNDTELLAAISAHEDSLRFDEFSIAIAHKLGNRLVQLAAERSLPIAVDITCAGHCLFHMATEGATPDNAEWIARKNRVVNRFHHSSLYMGVSCRISGRSLEERYILPPHQYAAHGGAFPLRLKSGVVIGTITVSGLPQLDDHALVVEVLREHLDQ
- the eda gene encoding bifunctional 4-hydroxy-2-oxoglutarate aldolase/2-dehydro-3-deoxy-phosphogluconate aldolase, coding for MDEQTLIAKLKTGPVVPVINPPSVEACLAATDALVAGGAIAIEITLRSAIAPKALEACRKAHPDIVIGAGSVMDVERYDQAEALGADFTIAPGRCLQVEERARGRSLVHVPGIVTPSEIIQARLDGFKLLKFYPSEAAGGAKTLKDFGHIFPDITLMPSGGITFDTLPGYAAIPIVLSVGGSWMYAKGGAYRTPEDMAEQMSLSLKAMLPG
- a CDS encoding PfkB family carbohydrate kinase; the protein is MTPNSQKPILFVGALTEDSIFRVSGFARGSGKFLAEVATRNAAGMASSAATAAARVGGRTALWASVGDDAAGKELIRDLQAEGVDCGFVRTVEGGKSARAIIIVDETGERWIVVDYDPVTQSPPSGLPTGDFSKFQAVMCDVRWPGAAALALDAARAAGAMAILDADVAPRDVLLDLAGRATHLIASEPGASILCDRPITPKEAVTALNDKYGVVVCVTAGGDGTYWCPAEGGAVRHVPGPKVKVVDTLAAGDVFHGTIAQALCEGQPMEDAIRFASAAAALKCTVFGGRLGAPGREETIKLMKETYHG
- a CDS encoding IlvD/Edd family dehydratase, with amino-acid sequence MSSNNKRRPLRSELWFNDLSNPEMTAIYIERYLNYGMTLEELQSGKPIIGIAQTGSDLSPCNRHHLELTKRVRDGIRTAGGIPMEIPVHPIQETGKRPTAMLDRNLAYLGLVEALHGYPIDAVVLNIGCDKTTPALLMAAATVNIPAIALSVGPMLNGWYKGERSGSGSIIWEARQQFAAGAIDAKQFLQMAASSAPSVGYCNTMGTASTMNSLAEALGMQLPGSASIPAPYRERSQISYEVGERIVDMVFEDLKPADIMTREAFENAIVINSAIGGSTNAPIHLNAIARHLGVELANEDWDSIGYDIPLLSNVQPAGEYLSEDFYRAGGLPAVIGELLRAGLIPHPDVITVTGKPFRELYQDCQIEEQEVIRPVSEPLTAKAGFLNLSGNLFDTAIMKTSVIDDEFRNRYLSNPDDPNAFEGPAFVFDGPEDFHKRIDDPELGITAHSILIMRGAGPIGYPGGAEVVNMRPPSYLIKQDVHAMPCIGDGRQSGTSGSASILNVSPEAAAGGNLAIIKDGDRLRVDLNTRTVMLQVSDEEIAKRREALLASGGPVVPESQTPWQALFRQHVRPFSEGMIMEGADSYRNIGNTKVPRHSH
- a CDS encoding TRAP transporter large permease subunit, with protein sequence MMDFLMNLKALGIEGATFAMFVTLVGLLLTGMPLAFVTLLVALIFALGWMGPMVLPLISSRIFSFVNSFVFVSVPMFVLMAAILDRSGIARDLFDAMKLLAGRIRGGVALQTLLVAVILAAMSGIVGGEVILLGMLALPQMLRLGYDRKLAIGVCCAGGALGTMVPPSIVLIIYGLTANVSIGDLFTASFVPGFMLASFYAVYVLFRAYTNPALAPIAEPEDMTREEKVRLLKALFLPVMVVIFVLGSIYGGIASVTEASAVGVVGVLLSTVIRGEFNKELLLGAIRQTLSTVGMIVWIGIGASALVGVFNLMGGTRFVSQLIQGVSNEPMVIILFMMGILFLLGMFLDWVGIALLCMPIFVPIVKSLGYDPVWFGVVFAMNMQVSFLSPPFGPAAFYLKSVTPPDISLGEIFKSLFPFICLQILAVATLLIFPGITGR